DNA sequence from the Pogoniulus pusillus isolate bPogPus1 chromosome 7, bPogPus1.pri, whole genome shotgun sequence genome:
GAAGTAACCTAACAGGAACTTAGCTCTCATCAGTCACTAGTTTGCACGTAGCCACGTGTATTTAAAAGTCCCACTTGGTAAACAGAAGACAAAGGCAACTTGCACACTTTCTGAACTTTGCCTCAAAAAGTTTGATGTAGGTAACTCACAAAAAAACACTTTGCTGAAGACAAATACTTAAGTGCTAAAAGATGGAGAGTGTATATGTGAGGTGTTGTGTTTTTGCCCTTCCCAGGTGGATGAGAATGGCAAGATCAGTCGGCTGCGCCGGGAGTGCCCCTCTGAGGAGTGTGGAGCTGGAGTCTTCATGGCTAGCCACTTTGACAGACACTACTGTGGCAAGTGCTGTCTGACATACTGCTTCAATAAACCAGAAGACAAGTAAATGtaatagaaaaataaaaatttGAAGTTCCACATGGCTTAAGGATTTATTTCTTCTGCCTACAGCACTGTAGTTACTCTCTGCTGATAGGAAAAATCTGAAACTCTGCATTTTGACTGCCCCACAGTAACTTCAAGTAGGAACTGCTTTTGAAGACTGGTTTTGGTTAGCCAAGCCTCCTTCAAAGGAGATAATGGGTAGCAAGGGCAGAGAGAAAGTAACACTATTTAACCTTGTAAATTTTAAACATTAAGAGGAGTAGACAGCACAGTAGTTCTAATCTGGAAAAACAGACTGAGAGGTCAGAAGTCATGTCTACGTGTGGGTTGGTGCTGGTGAAAAGAGTGGTAGTGCCCCACTAACAAAATACAAACTGCATGCTGAGAAGCTgtacagcagcactgaggggaagaaagagggcTTATCTGTTTAGAACCAATAGTCAACAGAAGCATTTATAGAGGGATAGTTTTACAtgcatggaacaggctgcagtgAATTGTAGTTCATCCCCTGTTCAATGGAGTAAGCTGTCTGCTTGACAACATGTAAAAGCAGAACGTTGTTACAAACATCACAACACTTAGGTGCATCTCTGAAAGCTTTAATGTAAAAAGAGCCCAAGCCTAGCCAGGAAAAATACATGTCCTTTTGTgttaatgtattttaaaatccTGGATCCCAGGAAGTTGTCTGTTCAACTTCTTTCTCTTCATAACAGATAATTTCATCTCCAATATTGAATTCTATATGCTTGTCTAAACTCAGTCCACAATCCATACCTGTTTTTATTACAGGGACATCATCTTTATGGTGCTTCAGTGATGATAAAGATCCTAAAAAGAGAAAGTGTATCAAATAAAAGTTCTCTGACATTGGAACATAGCTGTGCTTCAGTTTGCCCTTTTTATGCAATTAATGTTTCATGTCGTAGCTGCAAAATGGAAGCAAGAAAATGTAGACAGTAGGAGCACTTGCATCTATTGAAAGACATCTGTTCTCTTCAGAGGAATCCTGTGATGCTCCTGCTTTCATTAACTAGAGTTGCTTAGAAAAAGGACTGCAAAACGTCATAATGGCATTTTCCAGCTTTTCTCTAGTTGCAGCAACTCCATGTGGGATCATCCTACAATCACGTGTACACTTTGCACTAACTTCAGAGGGAACAAGCAGTGCCTAATGTCAGTAATGACACTTACCTTTCCAAATAACATCCCCTTTACGGATTAACTTAAATTTCATTTTTTTGTCTAGCAGCCCCTTCTGGACTCTACATCCAGCTACTGGAATTTTATTCTTTCCTACTGTTACAGAGAAGGTGTCAAGAACAGAAGCTTctcctgaaagaaaaaagagaagttgTACAAAATAACAAACTGGAAGTAACAGAAGCAAGCCTACACTCTTGCACTTTCCAAGCTTTAGAACAGAAGAGCTACAGAGATATAATTGATGCAATAGGAACACTTAACCAAAGAATAAACTTTACAGCACATTGTGAAGCAAAAAGTTAACAATGAAGACTCACCTATTGTATTCTCTACTATTGATGGGGGTAGTCTGCTATTTAGCTCATCTTTCAAGTCTTCAATAAGTTTGtagatgatactgtgaagtttaATTTTTATTCCCTTTTTAGCAGCCATTTTTTTAATACTTTCATTGGCTTTCACACTGAATCCAAATACAACACCtgacaaacaaagcaaacagtaAGCAATGACTGCAGGAGCCAACTCCTTAAGCAGCAAGTATCTGCTGGGCCTATTCTGTCATGCTGAATTTGCAACCCAGGTAGAAAATGGGAGAGACTTAACTTCCCACTATTGCACATTAACTGCTACTGACCTTGTATCACAACAAATGACTCAGAAAAGCCCTCAGAGAAAGGGAATGAGACCTAGTCATTTCAGTAAATTTTGTCATAGTTGTAAATGGATTTTTATACACGTGCTCACCATTAAATGCTTCAGCAAGACTTATGTCAGTCTCACTGATGTCTCCAATTCCAAAATGAATAACATCCAATTTACATTCATCGTTGGCGTCATAGCTATCCAGAATGTTCAGAATAGCTTCAACAGATCCGTCCACATCACCTGTGGATATAAATGCACTGCTTTGTGTATGTCAAACACTTGGAACTAAGAGCATGGCAACTTCACACTATACAATGTAAACTCTTACAACGTTCTATCATTATTACTCTATTTTTCAGTAGTATATTAAAACACATTTAACAAGTCTGTTCTCAAAACAAACTACGATAAGACCAGTTTTAAACTGACCAAACACAAATGACATTCCTGGTAATACAAATGTCGCTAATAGTTTAGAGCTACGCTTCAGACTGAGCATTTGGGAAGCCCAAGACCAGTAAGCAGAACAGAACAGCACACctttaacaattattgacagcatgtttttatccatctctgTTCTCTCTTTCGGCTTTGAAAACATGAGATGCTTGTTGGACTTATACAGCACTGCTTTCCTCTGTCTCCAGGTCAGATGGGCTAGCTTCTGTTGCTTCTTCTCATATTCCATCCTGTgttccttttgctttgcttcaatAACTTCCACATCCTTTTTCATCCTCTCCTGCTGTTCAGCATAGGCTCTCCAAGACACAACCTCATGTGCCCTTTGCTAAGTAGAAAGACAGACATGTCACTTTTTAAAGCACTGCACCAGAAACCTCCACATCAGTGCACTTCCATCCTTTTGTACTTTCTCTACAAGGTCACTCAACAAAGATTTTGCTGCAAGGACAGCAGAGGAGtacaacagcttcctccctaGGCTACAACGTAACTCAAGGCCCATTTTGTGGTATCTCTGCACTGCAGAATGGAATAAATCAGTGTTCATTCTTTCATATGTTACTTGTCCATCTCTTGCAACATCAATTTCAAGCTGTATTTTACGCATGTTATTTTGTCTGAAACCACTTATTCCAAAATTAAAATCTGACACTACTAAGAACTTTATTGTTCTCCAGGTGAGGTGACAGCATGTTCATATAAATGAGAACAGAATTCTGTGCCTTCAGAAAGAGAACACATTTAGAATACATCACACAGTACCCCAGCAGAAGGCATTCACAACAGCAATTACTGCAAACAAGGATGGAGAAGGCAGGATGAACATGAGAAGCAAAAGCATGAACCAGTGGTGAGTCATCTTTAATTCCAGAGGCACCCTGCTTCCCTCATGTGATTGCaaagcaggctgagctgtggatGCATGAAGATAAGGAGAGGACAGTTTGGCAAAGGAGAGATGGGGACAGTGGAAAATAAAGAGGCAATATGCAAATTTTTGTTCCTCTTAGAGAACACCTAGCTCAGATCTCTTAATATCCACGCTTGGACTTTGTCTTTCATCAGATTATCTAGGATACTTAGAATAAAAGCTATCACTATTTTTAGTTTGTTCCCTAGCTCCTTCCCATCCATCCTACTGCACTAAGTTTTTCATTGAACAGTTCTTTATGTACCTCAGATTCTACTTCAAGGATTTCATCTCCTGCTGAAGGGACTTCCTTCCAGCCCATGATTTCCACTGGGatgcctggagaggctgcttcTACAGCTTTGCCATTCTCATCAAACATGAAACGCACTTTTGCCCAGGTCTTTCCTGCAACCAGGACACAGCCTTTTCTCAGAGTCCCTCTTTGGATGATGGCTGTGGTAACTGGACTagcaaagagcagagaagaaaatgaacaGACAAAATTGAAATGACTCTTCTCCCCATTTTCACTGTTAGCGTAGCTAAGTAAACACAAACCAGAATGTACTTGTGATCAATCACAGGTAGAATATTTTGCTGGCACGTTTTATTAGAGCACTAACAGAAGTTTTGATGTGACTTGCAAAAAGTTCCAAATCTGTGCTACACTCATTTCTGCAGATCAATACAAAACTTGGCATTGGTGAAATCAGTAACTGAATGATCTTGCGTACAGACTCCATCTCCAAAAAGCaacaccccaaaccaaacaactttctaGAGTTCAGTTCATTCATGTTCAAAGAGGGCACAATACACCTCTAGAGTGAATCTGCAAAACAACTAAAGTATTTTAAAAGGTAAAATGTCATGTGTTACACACAATTTGCCAAAACCAGCATACTGATTATTGAGCAGATGGCCTACGGAGGCTGTGagtgtgccctccctggagatgttcagagccagggtggatgaggtcttgagcaacctggtctaatgaaaggtatccctgcccatggcaggagggtcagaactagatgacctttaagatcctttccaactcaaaccattatATGATTATATGACTAGTAACTTAATCATTCCTATTTTTAATGACATCTAAAATTACATCTCTTCTAGCATTTCTAAGTATTTCCTGTGATTACAGTATTTCATTTCAGTGATATGATGAATTTTGCCCTATCAGTTTATAACATTTTTTCCCAAGCCTCATAGAATAACTTTTCAGCTATTTAGTTACAAAACACTGCAAAAACATTAAGAGTTTTATCTAACAACAATAAAAGTTCCATGTTAAACTTACATATGGAGGTACAGAGCATATAAACATAAGTTTCTCTGCATTGTTATAAGTTGTTTGTTGAAGGTGTAAAGACTGCAGATTACTTACCCTTTCCCCTTATCTTTGCGAGACTCAATCACAGTCCCTTCTACCAGACCTGTGGGATCTGCCTTCAATTCTAACATCTCTGCCAAAGCAACAGTTGCTTCTACCAAAACCATCAGGTTTTCACCCTGTATAAaaccatacacacacacacaaaaaaacccaacaggaaTAAAAGGAAGTGCTCAAATTATAATTTACtaaaaaaaacataaaatccaagaagataacCTCGACAGTCAAATTGGAACCTATGACATCTACCATCCTGTCAAGACTCCATGACAGCAAACAGACAAAACTGTTGGTCTGGTttgattttctgtttgttttcttcttattcTAGTTACATTTTACTTTGGAGAATAGATCAAATGAACCAGCTTGTCACTCAGCAGACTCAGATCTACAGGAATTAGGACAACATGTGCTATGAACAGAGAAGCCGTTTTTACATATGCCTATTTTAAGTGTAAGGGCATTACTTGAAAAGGTCTTCAAACTGCCTGAAGTCTTAGGAGATTACTTCGAATACATTGTGAAAGACAGCAAAAAGGCCAAGATACTGCTCCATCAGTTTGGACAAAGCTGCTTTGGCCATCCACCACAAAACTATGTTTCAGATTTTCACTCAGTTTTTAGGTATCAGTTGTTTGCAAGGATAAGACAGTAAATATTTGAGACCACTACAAAGCTATGTTCCTGTGATTAGTCATGGGTTACAAAATATCTGTTTACTCTTTCTTTAATTTTTCTCTTCATCATTACCACTAACCTTGATTTTGCACAGATTTTGTACAGTGAGGAAATGGCAATTAAGATTAACCTGAGAAacttccaggggaaaaaaaaaaggtattactGGTTGCTGAAGGCCTGAACCTCAAAATACAACAGGAGTACATTTCATAATTCAGGTGATAGCTAGCAGCAGTTAGCTTATGGCAAGGTTTCAAACAGTAGGAAAATAAGCGTCTTTTTTTCCATCTGCCAAACAAAAATGCAACTGCATGCGCATGTTGAACGCCCATGATGCCACCATTTTTTTCCACCAAATCTTTACCTTGAGTGCagaaatatttacagcttgaaCATCACCTCCAAATTCTTCACAGACCACATCGTGAGACAGCAATTCCTTCTTTACTCTTTCAGGATCGGCTTCAGGTTTGTCACATTTATTAATGGCAAGGACAAGAGGAACTAAAAGGAGAGCAAATGTATTAGCAACCTAAACAGAATTTGCTGCTACCTGCACAATTGCAATGAAAGGTTAGAGCACATTATGACCACTTTGAACTAATCATCAAACCATCTCACTTGGTGCCTATTCTCTGAACAGCCATTTGAGGCCTGAGCTACCATAAGTAAGCTGGAGGAGTTACCCTAGTAGGGAGGGGAAAACATCCCAGTGATTGCTTCTTTGGCAAATCTTAAAGCTATGACTATTTTAATATCTTTATGCATTACTGCAATATTCAGTATGTTTTCAAACACCTTTCCTAAGGCACTACTTCCCAATTTTTCTGGATTCCGGTTCAAGATGCTAAGAAGTAAATAAATTTGGAAAGTACCCACTATTTGCACTGCACGCTAACACACACCTTGTATAGTAACTTTGTGTACTGAGCCTGCCACTCACTGTAATATCTCCAAGTTGAATACCATACCTCCTGCATTTTTAGCATGCTGAATGGATTCTACAGTTTGCTGCATTACTCCATCTTCTGCCGCTATAACCAGTATGACAATGTCAGTAACGTGAGTACCTCTCGCTCGCATGGCTGAAAAAGCTGCATGCCCAGGTGTATCAAGAAaagttattttttccccagtagGCAAATGCACTGTGAACACAGACATACAGCACGTTTTAAAAATCAGCATTTCACAAAGCTTCACTTGACCTATTCCAAATCGAGCATCACTCCTTGGAGGACTTTTTAAATAACGGCAACAATGTATTCTAGGGAGACAGATAACTGTTGGCATGGTGCTTTCAACTCCTCAGAAAGTGTCCTGGGACTTTCATAATCCAAAACAGTCTAAACACAGTCTTAACTGTGCAGACCATGAAGTTCCATCCATATAGTTATGACAGTTATCACAAGTTATGATTTCCTTTTTCACTGCTTACACATAAGATGTTCATGTCATAACCTTTTTCCCCAGTGAACTGGGAGCAAGTTGGTCCATGACGGAAGATGGAGAGTAAACTGTTTTATACACAGGCATGCACACTTGAGTCATACCAAGAAAAGCACCGATGTGCTGCGTAATGCCTCCTGCCTCCATCGCTGCCACCTGAGTTTTTCGCAGGCTGTCAAGTAAGGTTGTTTTCCCATGATCAACGTGGCCCAAGATAGTAACAACCGGCGGCCTTGgggttagcactgctgggtctGCAGGGGGTCTGCAATTAGAACAATAATGTGCTTTGTAACTATTTAAGGGTTCTCTGCACACCCACTATGGCTAATGAACATGCATTTACCAGAACTCAGTGATGAACAGGTGAGGTTTAACTTCACACCACTGTGATCACAAATCCTAGGTACACCACACAGCCAGCCCTCTTAGTACTCTGCCTTAACTGCTGCATCACTTAATACAGTATAGCAAAGAAGAATTGCCTTTTCTTCAGAAAACACCACAGAAAAAGCTCCTCTAAAACAAATCAAATATAAGTATCAGTTTTATGATCAAAGAAATCAAAATAGTAAATATCAACTTTTTAATATCATCAGATTGTGAGTATACTGTGACAAGGTTAACAGTTGGGATGCAAttatcttaaagatcttttccaaatcGAAATGATTCTTTATCACCAAACCACCAGAACAAAGGAAATACAGTACATGAAAAATCAGACTCAAACTGGATTAAAAGAGCCAAAAGGGACAGTTCACAACTTACCTTCTCACAGCAtctgtgttttctctttctttttcctctttcagtcTCGCTGATTTATACTTCATTCCTGACTTTTTAACAATTAGCTTAATATGGTTTTCATCTAAGATGGAATCTGGTTCTAGTGAATCAAGGTCAACATCTGTGTACAGCAGTGCTTCATAAATATGATCTGAAAAGGGCATTTAAGAATTATATCTACAAAAACTTGTAACAAAAATCCACTCCACACATTTAAGACTTTTCCATTAATAGTTTGTATCTTGCTAGTGTTTCATTCACAATGCATTTTCCCTTCAGTTAGATTGAAGTTCCTGTTACACTACATACTTGCACAGAACTTAATTCAGAATGGTTTACTGCCTCATTTAGATGCCAGAATCTCATTTTCACTCAGTTTTTCATAGGTTACTGAAACTCCTTTAAACCAAATAGCTTAAGAGGAAGGAAATTTGGTATCTCTGTCTATTGCCTCTTTCTTTGATAGTAAAAATATAGAATGCATTGCTGAATGAAGTATCATTACACACCTATTTAAAAAACTTACAGCTAGACATGACAaacttctctgcctctctcctcaaTCCTGAAAGGAAGTTTGCCAGAAGCACCCAGACGGAGTGAAAGATTTCAGGCACTGATATTACACAGGTATGAGATTATTTCAAGTCTCAGTAGTCACAACATGCTAATAACCCTCCTAAAACATCACTGAAAACTGCTCAAGATGAAATGGTTCATGGGGTTAAAAGCATAGGCCTGCTTCTGTAATCCCAGTGTTAGGTTAGCCACCTAAAGATGAGAGTGTTTCCAGGGaagtcctgcctgctctcagttAATCAAGTCATtgttaaaataaaatacatatcGCTCCTGAATCCAAGATTCCTGATCCCAGATGAATATCTAAGGGTTGGATTACGGGTTGAAGCTCTTTTGTGCCTTCACTTTACAGCCATGAATTCTTTACTCACAGGGTTTCAGAATGCAGTAATTTTCCTCTCAAAATATTTTAGGACTTATGAAACATACAGTCATCCAGAGCCTACATGAATTTGAAGCCTTTCTGCTGGACACAGGATAGAGTTCTGACTTCTTTGCATTTGACAAATAATTTTGATAGCcaaactttttttctctttagtaTGCCTTTGTGTCTACTAACACTTCCTTCATCAACCTTGCTAAGAGTGGGATTAGCAACCACTAACTAATGCTGTTGCAGGCATTTTGGCCTCTGCCACTCCTGAAAGGGGTGTGATGAATTTTAACTGCTGTGTTTTGTTCAGTCTCAAACAATAGACCAGGCTCTCACCTATGTCTTTACCCATAGCTTGTGCAAGCTCCTCAATAGTCATCTTCTGCCTTATCTCCACTTCACCTTTTGTCAGTGgcatcttctttttcttcccctttgtcTCCTACATGGAATGAGACACATACATAGGAACACATAGCTGGCATAGACTaagaaataataaaaacaaTATTAAAGACAGTGGTCTGAAGCCATAAGATGTTAACATCTCTTTTTTACTATAGTACTAATGAATTACAATATATTAATGACTTAACACATCATATTGACCATCTAAAAGCAAAAGTATTTGCTTTTAATTGTTCAAAACATGGGGTGGGGAATCAACAATTGCCATTTTTGTTTATGGTAATTCCCTCCTGCGAGATTTGTGATGCTGCTGGCGTAAGTGCTTTGGATCAATATTTGAGAGGGAGTCACAACAGGTGACACAATAGGCCAACACTAGTACATTCTGTCTTATAAATTTGTACTAACTTCTCTATATTAATTAATAAAGCTtgctgcctttttccccccaattaAAATGCTCAAATTGATCTCTTGCACTTGGAAGTTTCACATGAAATCAGAAATTACTGGACTTTGTTAATTACCTCCTTTGTAGACAGACATCTGCATTGTGGTAAGGCAACACTGACTAGCTTGCCTTTCTGCCGGAACTGTGGATACAGGAGAACAGACCACACAGGACGTGCAGGTGACTGCACAGGCTTCCATTGTGCTCTGTGAATTTTTTTGTAGGAAAGAGTACGCAGCTGCTGGCAAGCACCATGTAACTGGACTAGATTTTCAAACTTCAGTATCAACCTTCGATTCATTTCCTCACTGAAAACACAGAGAACACACCAAAATCAGTCTCAAAGCTTGAATATACTCCTTCCTTTGATAATAGGGACAGGAACACAAGGCACATGGTAACTGTTCCACTTTTTCAGTTTCCTTAAGTGCTGCCTCTTTTTCCATTATCCTAATGTAGATCTAATATTGCCACAACTTACAAATCTTTCACCTATTTCCAATGACTTTTTGTATTTCGTATAAACCACCAAAATCCCCACTTCAGGTTAACTTAGAGATTCCTCGATTCCTCGATTCCTCATGCACTCAGCAGGAGGAACTCCTCATTTGCACTCCACACCCTCTACTGACAGTTATCCAGGTGTAACCTAGTGCTCTAGGCCAGTGTAACAGCTTTGCAAACGGCCTCTGACATGACCGTGTGCCACCACTAAAAGACTGTAGCACTGTAGTAATATTAGGCTGTCATATGGACAGAGACATTCTTTGAAGCTGAGCCCTGACTTAAAAATTACACGTTCCAAGATGCTCGTCAGACTGTCCCACATCTTATTGTGGGCATCAAAACCTTGGTTTCAGTAATATTGCTCATAATCCTGTCCAGTCTCCTATTTGGTCTTTGCTTGCTCAGTTGCCTATTTTGTcattctgctcagtgatgccactCTCTGTACCTTCTAAGGGCAATCCTTTATACATTCAATTCAAATGGACACATAAAGTTGTCTAcactttgaaaaaaaacccagaagcaaAACAAGTTCTGGGAAGTGGAGTGAAGCTGGTGGCCTTGTGTCCTGGGGGGGCAGCAGGATCTGTGTCTTCTCTCAAAGGTGCCTTTGTACCACCTTCCAACCAGCTCTAAATCGGTGAAATGCTATCAGTGCCTACTCAGAACGGCTGCCATTCCTTTAAAGCCCTCTTATACCCAGATACCCGAAGGAAGATGACGGATTAACTATCCCAAACCAACCCGGCTGCTGCTGCGTTTGGATTTTTCCCctctaaagaaaaaataaaggcgCAGAATCGGTAAACCCGAGGAACCTTCGGACTCTGCATACACTGACAACTAACATAAGGTCACAGAGAGGAGAAATCCACGCTAGGTCGCTCACTGCCAGGGCCTCTGGGTGCCCAGGCCAGGTACACGCCTCTAGCCCACACCGCTCTCACGCTCATCTGTTGGCTGCTACCGCAAAGCGGCCCTCAGCCTGCACAGACCTTCCGCCTAACGAAATGCGTTCACTCGGGGCGAGACAGACAAACACGAAACAGATGCCTCAGAAACAGCCTTACTTCGTTGCGAGCGGGGCCGCACCGCAAAGAGACCGTCAGGCCCCCGAGATCTGCCTGCTGCCGCCCTCCCCGCGGCCGCAGCCGCTCCATACCCTTCCCTCGCTGTCCCCCGTACCAGGGCAGCGACGACCGACCTGGCCTGACCCCACCGTCACCGACTCGCCGGCGGTACCCAACTCCGGCCTCTGCCGGGCAGCGGCTCGCTGCTACTGCGCGGGCGCGGGGGAGAGGCGGGCAGCAGGCTGGCGCAGCGGCAGCCTCTGGCGGCGGCAGACCCGCCCCTCGCAGGAGGAGCGGAATCGCCTCAGAGGGCGGGCACGTTTCCTCAGCTGGGAGCTTCGGTTTTGCTCAGCGGCGGTGgggttttgcttggttggttggttttgtttgattgtttaaATGAAATACATATATACGCTTCCATTCGGTTTTTTCCCTACCCACCAGGAGACAGTCACTTTTCTTTGCAATGTCACCCCACCCACCCACAATCGAAAGCTTTACACGTCTGACTCTTCCTAATTTGTCATTTCTACAATCATAAATAACAGAGGAAGCCA
Encoded proteins:
- the MTIF2 gene encoding translation initiation factor IF-2, mitochondrial; the protein is MNRRLILKFENLVQLHGACQQLRTLSYKKIHRAQWKPVQSPARPVWSVLLYPQFRQKGKLVSVALPQCRCLSTKEETKGKKKKMPLTKGEVEIRQKMTIEELAQAMGKDIDHIYEALLYTDVDLDSLEPDSILDENHIKLIVKKSGMKYKSARLKEEKERENTDAVRRPPADPAVLTPRPPVVTILGHVDHGKTTLLDSLRKTQVAAMEAGGITQHIGAFLVHLPTGEKITFLDTPGHAAFSAMRARGTHVTDIVILVIAAEDGVMQQTVESIQHAKNAGVPLVLAINKCDKPEADPERVKKELLSHDVVCEEFGGDVQAVNISALKGENLMVLVEATVALAEMLELKADPTGLVEGTVIESRKDKGKGPVTTAIIQRGTLRKGCVLVAGKTWAKVRFMFDENGKAVEAASPGIPVEIMGWKEVPSAGDEILEVESEQRAHEVVSWRAYAEQQERMKKDVEVIEAKQKEHRMEYEKKQQKLAHLTWRQRKAVLYKSNKHLMFSKPKERTEMDKNMLSIIVKGDVDGSVEAILNILDSYDANDECKLDVIHFGIGDISETDISLAEAFNGVVFGFSVKANESIKKMAAKKGIKIKLHSIIYKLIEDLKDELNSRLPPSIVENTIGEASVLDTFSVTVGKNKIPVAGCRVQKGLLDKKMKFKLIRKGDVIWKGSLSSLKHHKDDVPVIKTGMDCGLSLDKHIEFNIGDEIICYEEKEVEQTTSWDPGF